One region of Alphaproteobacteria bacterium LSUCC0719 genomic DNA includes:
- the accB gene encoding acetyl-CoA carboxylase biotin carboxyl carrier protein produces the protein MAKGPKTAGTGDTALVKALADILDEAGLAELEYETADLSVRLSRVAGASAPAPAVAPVAPVAAPAAAAPAAAPAAAPAADPASHPGAVTSPMVGTAYIAPEPDAPAFVSVGDAVKKGQTILIVEAMKVMNPITAPADGKVTQIMVQNGQPVEFGEVLVVIE, from the coding sequence ATGGCAAAGGGCCCAAAGACAGCGGGCACGGGTGATACGGCGCTCGTCAAGGCACTGGCGGATATTTTGGATGAGGCCGGGCTGGCTGAACTCGAATATGAAACGGCCGACCTTTCGGTCAGGCTTTCGCGGGTTGCCGGCGCGTCCGCTCCCGCCCCGGCCGTTGCGCCCGTCGCGCCCGTTGCCGCCCCGGCAGCAGCAGCACCCGCAGCTGCGCCAGCCGCCGCACCGGCTGCCGATCCGGCATCGCATCCGGGTGCCGTGACCTCGCCGATGGTTGGCACGGCCTATATCGCGCCGGAACCCGATGCGCCAGCCTTTGTCAGCGTTGGTGACGCCGTCAAGAAAGGCCAGACGATCCTGATCGTGGAAGCCATGAAGGTGATGAATCCGATCACCGCACCGGCGGACGGCAAGGTAACCCAGATCATGGTTCAGAACGGCCAGCCGGTTGAATTCGGCGAAGTGCTGGTCGTTATCGAGTGA
- a CDS encoding Rne/Rng family ribonuclease — translation MTKRLLIDARQSEETRVVLLSGTRIEDFDYETENRKQLKGNVYLARVTRVEPSLQAAFVEYGGNRQGFLAFSEIHPDYYRIPIEDREAIVQAERDTDSDEDGAQESDGAPETVGGEDADEEEIRPRRQVRRYKIQEVVSRKQIMLVQVVKEERGNKGAALTTYLSLAGRYCVLMPNSTRRGGVSRKITNVADRKRLKTIVGGLDVQDGVAVIVRTAGAKRTKTEIARDYAYLSKLWDDIRTTTMESQAPSLIHEEGDLVKRSIRDLYTSEVDEVLVEGEDAYKQARAQMKMLIPSHVKRVQKYEDTLPIFQRYQVEQQMDTIHSPQVTLKSGGYLVINQTEALVAIDVNSGRSTRERNIEETALKTNLEAADELARQLRLRDLSGLIVVDFIDMEDNKNQQAVERRMKDAMRNDRARIQIGSISHFGLLEMSRQRLRISFNESISSVCPHCEGSGRVRSVETAALQMLRVIEDEASKGRMDELRITINSDVALYILNHKRDAISALEAQFGMRIVILAGDRMIATEHEAERIGFQGNNNNNNNRKVVKPVKKDTAQAESDDEDAPEGSDEDTTEDDQPKRRKRGRRGGRRRRRRGGEAGDNAVEAGSPDEAAGTPANDDDPASADGVDAGSDASSEDGDSNTGDSNTGDSNTGDSKTDDSNTGDKAQTETRGRSRGRSRGRRKANAVAVEAGNGEDAAAAASENTSDDAAPEDTDAQAKPKRRTRKKAAKPDETPAEDIAADETDSAATAESSPAKKTTRAKAAKSAGTAKKKTAKKAAKKAAKPKASAAKASADETSADEKPVIETPRAAISSAPQDVIEVGEADPSTKRKGWWNRG, via the coding sequence ATGACCAAGCGATTACTTATCGATGCCAGGCAGTCCGAAGAAACACGGGTTGTCCTGCTCAGCGGCACCCGGATTGAGGATTTTGACTACGAGACCGAAAACCGCAAGCAACTTAAAGGCAATGTGTATCTGGCGCGCGTGACGCGCGTCGAACCCTCGCTGCAGGCGGCGTTCGTCGAATATGGCGGCAATCGCCAGGGCTTTCTGGCCTTCAGCGAAATTCATCCCGATTATTATCGGATCCCGATCGAGGACCGCGAGGCCATCGTCCAGGCCGAACGTGACACCGACAGCGACGAGGATGGCGCGCAGGAATCCGACGGCGCGCCCGAAACCGTTGGCGGCGAGGATGCGGACGAAGAAGAGATCAGGCCACGCCGCCAGGTCCGCAGATACAAAATCCAGGAAGTTGTGTCGCGCAAGCAGATCATGCTGGTGCAGGTCGTCAAGGAGGAACGTGGCAACAAGGGCGCCGCGCTGACGACCTATCTGTCGCTGGCCGGTCGGTACTGTGTGCTGATGCCAAACTCGACACGCCGCGGCGGCGTCAGTCGCAAGATCACCAATGTCGCCGACCGAAAGCGACTGAAGACCATCGTTGGCGGGCTGGACGTTCAGGATGGCGTTGCCGTCATCGTGCGCACAGCCGGCGCCAAACGGACCAAGACCGAGATTGCCCGCGACTATGCCTATCTGTCGAAATTGTGGGATGACATCCGCACCACGACGATGGAATCGCAGGCTCCAAGCCTGATCCATGAGGAAGGCGATCTGGTGAAGCGCTCGATCCGCGACCTGTATACGAGCGAGGTTGACGAAGTGCTTGTCGAGGGCGAGGACGCCTATAAACAGGCCCGCGCCCAGATGAAGATGCTGATCCCAAGCCATGTGAAACGTGTGCAGAAATATGAAGACACCCTGCCGATCTTCCAGCGCTATCAGGTCGAACAGCAGATGGACACGATCCACAGCCCGCAGGTGACGTTGAAATCCGGCGGCTATCTTGTCATCAACCAGACCGAAGCGCTTGTCGCCATCGATGTCAATTCGGGACGGTCCACGCGCGAGCGCAATATCGAGGAAACCGCGCTGAAGACAAACCTCGAGGCAGCCGATGAACTGGCGCGCCAGCTTCGTCTTCGCGATCTGTCGGGCCTTATTGTCGTCGATTTCATCGACATGGAAGACAACAAGAACCAGCAGGCTGTCGAACGCCGGATGAAGGATGCGATGCGCAATGACCGGGCGCGGATCCAGATCGGATCAATCAGCCATTTCGGTCTGCTGGAAATGTCACGCCAGCGGTTGCGGATCAGTTTCAATGAATCGATCAGTTCGGTATGTCCGCATTGCGAAGGCTCCGGCAGGGTCAGATCAGTCGAAACTGCCGCATTGCAGATGCTGCGGGTAATCGAGGACGAAGCCTCCAAGGGCCGGATGGATGAACTTCGGATCACCATCAACAGCGATGTCGCGCTGTATATTCTGAACCACAAACGCGATGCGATCAGCGCCTTGGAAGCCCAGTTCGGAATGCGGATCGTGATCCTGGCCGGCGACAGAATGATCGCCACCGAACATGAAGCTGAGCGGATCGGCTTTCAGGGCAACAACAATAACAACAACAACCGGAAGGTGGTAAAGCCCGTCAAGAAGGACACTGCCCAGGCCGAAAGTGACGACGAGGACGCACCCGAGGGGTCCGACGAGGACACAACCGAGGATGATCAGCCGAAACGTCGCAAGCGGGGTCGTCGTGGTGGCCGCCGGCGGCGGCGGCGTGGTGGCGAGGCTGGCGACAATGCCGTCGAGGCGGGATCGCCGGACGAGGCTGCCGGCACTCCGGCCAATGATGACGACCCTGCGTCTGCAGACGGCGTAGATGCCGGATCCGATGCGTCGTCCGAGGATGGCGACAGCAACACAGGCGACAGCAACACCGGCGACAGCAACACCGGCGACAGCAAAACCGACGACAGCAACACCGGCGACAAGGCCCAGACCGAGACCAGAGGCAGGTCACGCGGCAGGTCGCGAGGACGCCGCAAGGCCAACGCCGTCGCGGTTGAGGCCGGGAATGGTGAAGACGCCGCCGCTGCCGCATCGGAAAACACATCTGATGACGCCGCGCCGGAAGACACCGATGCACAGGCCAAGCCAAAGCGGCGCACGCGCAAGAAGGCTGCCAAACCGGATGAGACGCCGGCCGAGGACATCGCGGCAGACGAGACAGACAGCGCCGCAACTGCGGAGTCGTCTCCGGCCAAGAAGACCACGCGCGCAAAAGCCGCAAAGTCGGCTGGCACCGCCAAGAAAAAGACCGCCAAGAAAGCTGCCAAGAAGGCGGCCAAGCCGAAGGCATCTGCGGCAAAGGCATCTGCCGACGAGACATCTGCCGACGAGAAACCGGTCATCGAGACACCGCGGGCGGCGATCAGCTCGGCCCCGCAGGATGTCATCGAGGTTGGCGAGGCCGACCCGTCAACCAAGCGCAAGGGATGGTGGAACCGCGGCTGA
- the aroQ gene encoding type II 3-dehydroquinate dehydratase: MNILVINGPNLNMLGTREPEIYGSDTLADMEATCRAICEAEGAGLDWMRSNSEAEIVTTIHQAVGTADWIVINAGALTHTSVALRDALGLFPGRKIEVHLSNIHKRESFRHHSMISAVVDGVVLGFGRMSYVMAIRGILEMTRETG, from the coding sequence ATGAACATTCTGGTCATTAACGGGCCAAACCTGAACATGCTGGGCACGCGCGAGCCCGAGATCTATGGCTCCGACACGCTGGCCGACATGGAGGCAACATGCCGCGCGATCTGCGAGGCTGAAGGGGCTGGATTGGACTGGATGCGGTCAAACAGCGAAGCCGAAATCGTGACCACGATCCACCAGGCTGTCGGCACCGCCGACTGGATCGTGATCAACGCCGGCGCGCTGACCCATACCTCGGTCGCGCTGCGCGACGCGCTGGGACTGTTCCCAGGTCGGAAGATCGAGGTACACCTTTCTAATATTCACAAGCGCGAAAGCTTCCGGCATCATTCGATGATCTCGGCGGTGGTTGACGGCGTTGTGCTTGGCTTTGGTCGCATGTCATATGTCATGGCGATCAGGGGCATTCTGGAAATGACTAGGGAGACTGGATAG
- a CDS encoding pyridoxal phosphate-dependent aminotransferase, with product MAFALPVLNRLTMGFHPSLPTGAVIIAHLWHFDGVSDITLHHVHASMDGHDMPLKTTSTNSVPAFLAMAVMNAASQVEATGADVIHLEVGQPSTPPSAAVNRALTTALSQTSTHGYSLALGDLSLRRRIAAHYRDFYGVEADPDRVVVTPGSSLGFALAFLAAFDRSDRIALATPGYPAYRNLMLALGIEPMLLPARADDGWIPSLDALAATGAPLPDGILLASPANPTGVVMSDDEVKAVCEWCHQNGVRLIMDEIYHGLTFGARPGTALSYSDSAIIVNSFSKYFCMTGWRVGWAVFPQDLLETVERLAQNLYISPPRPMQAGAMAAFDDYALLDRHVERYRVNRDVLIRGLPDELLGNPAPSEGAFYLYADISNLGMKTPDSMVLADAMLREAHVACTPGVDFDQEQGHRHLRLSFAGSTEDMKEASRRINDWLPGFLASQ from the coding sequence ATGGCGTTTGCCCTTCCGGTTCTGAACAGGCTGACCATGGGTTTCCATCCTTCGCTTCCAACTGGTGCCGTCATTATCGCACATTTGTGGCACTTTGACGGCGTATCTGATATCACGCTGCATCACGTTCACGCCAGTATGGATGGCCACGACATGCCGCTGAAGACGACCTCGACAAATTCGGTTCCCGCATTTCTGGCCATGGCCGTCATGAACGCCGCAAGCCAGGTCGAGGCGACCGGGGCGGATGTGATCCATCTCGAGGTGGGTCAGCCGTCGACACCACCATCCGCCGCGGTGAACCGGGCGCTGACAACAGCCCTGTCACAGACCTCGACCCACGGCTATTCGCTGGCGCTTGGCGATCTGTCCCTGCGCCGCCGCATTGCGGCGCATTATAGGGATTTTTACGGCGTCGAGGCTGATCCGGATCGGGTTGTTGTCACCCCGGGATCATCGCTTGGCTTTGCGCTGGCGTTTCTGGCCGCCTTCGACCGGAGTGACCGCATCGCCCTGGCAACGCCCGGCTATCCGGCATATCGCAATCTGATGCTGGCCTTGGGGATTGAGCCGATGCTGCTTCCGGCGCGTGCCGATGATGGCTGGATTCCCAGTCTTGACGCGCTGGCGGCGACCGGGGCACCGCTTCCCGACGGCATCCTGCTTGCCAGTCCGGCCAATCCAACCGGCGTGGTGATGTCCGATGACGAGGTGAAGGCGGTCTGTGAATGGTGTCATCAGAACGGTGTTCGTCTGATCATGGACGAGATCTATCACGGGTTGACCTTCGGGGCGCGGCCGGGAACGGCCCTGTCATACAGTGACAGTGCGATCATCGTGAATTCCTTCTCGAAATATTTCTGCATGACAGGCTGGCGCGTCGGCTGGGCGGTATTTCCGCAGGATCTGCTGGAAACGGTCGAACGTCTGGCGCAGAATCTCTATATCAGCCCGCCACGCCCGATGCAGGCAGGGGCGATGGCCGCCTTTGACGATTATGCCCTGCTTGACCGGCATGTCGAACGTTACAGAGTGAACCGCGACGTGCTGATCCGTGGTCTTCCGGATGAATTGCTTGGCAATCCGGCGCCGTCGGAGGGCGCGTTCTACCTGTATGCGGATATCAGCAACCTTGGCATGAAAACGCCGGACTCGATGGTGCTGGCAGACGCCATGCTGCGCGAGGCGCATGTGGCCTGCACGCCGGGCGTTGATTTCGACCAGGAACAGGGCCACCGGCATCTTCGCCTGTCCTTTGCCGGCAGCACCGAAGATATGAAAGAAGCCAGCCGCAGGATCAACGACTGGCTTCCAGGGTTTCTTGCATCGCAATAA
- a CDS encoding DsbA family protein, translating to MIRHLARLTVRLMAALCVTFAASLPATADIKDVDRATLNEMIGDYIRANPEVVREALLALAEREDAARREQAMFILKSDDGDPFIGNPDASFVIYEFSDYNCGYCKRVFKPLQDLVAEDGDIKLVIKEFPILSESSLLAAQAGIAAQAQGVFEDFHIAMMTARGAISMDSILAAAKSAGADLDRLQADMKGPAVEAIITRTRAAAQQLEISGTPGLVIGRQVIPGAISLDQMRDIVAAERAADS from the coding sequence ATGATCCGTCATCTAGCCAGACTGACCGTCCGCCTCATGGCCGCGCTCTGCGTTACCTTCGCAGCCAGCCTGCCAGCCACAGCGGACATCAAGGATGTCGACCGCGCGACGCTGAACGAGATGATCGGCGACTATATTCGCGCCAATCCGGAAGTTGTTCGCGAAGCCCTGCTTGCGCTTGCCGAGCGGGAGGATGCGGCGCGGCGCGAACAGGCGATGTTCATTCTGAAAAGCGACGATGGCGATCCGTTCATCGGTAACCCGGACGCCAGCTTTGTGATCTATGAATTCAGCGATTACAATTGTGGCTATTGCAAGCGGGTTTTCAAACCGTTGCAGGACCTTGTGGCCGAGGATGGTGACATCAAGCTTGTCATCAAGGAATTCCCGATCCTGAGCGAGTCATCATTGCTGGCCGCGCAGGCCGGCATCGCAGCACAGGCCCAGGGCGTGTTCGAGGATTTCCACATCGCCATGATGACAGCCCGCGGCGCGATCTCGATGGACAGCATTCTGGCGGCGGCAAAATCGGCAGGTGCCGATCTGGACAGGCTGCAGGCAGATATGAAAGGGCCGGCGGTGGAAGCAATCATCACGCGAACCCGTGCCGCCGCGCAGCAGCTTGAAATCTCCGGCACACCGGGCCTTGTGATTGGCCGTCAGGTTATCCCGGGGGCGATCAGCCTCGATCAGATGCGTGATATCGTTGCCGCCGAACGCGCTGCGGACAGTTGA
- a CDS encoding M48 family metalloprotease, whose amino-acid sequence MVSLFRTGRANAIARRLKGRAVDMLTIAVVATGLAILGSTPGSAGMIRDTEIEAGLRDLLEPLEVAAGYQAGSVDVRVILDPSYNAFVAGRKLIYFHSGLIVDASSPLEVIGVMAHELGHITEGHVQRISDELQQASGAAALATVAAIAVAAGGGGDAAAGVLIGGNDHAARGFLAARRRAEAVADEIGMQLLEDTGMSAVGLRDLMQRLARQRSLPESRQSSYYTTHPGAAERLQAFQDHVNQSPHSDNVAPPDAVALFERVKAKMIAWTETPQRVKSLAADQAPDETIASYMRAIADYRRGDLPSALSTMDALIAVQPDDPYFHEFRGDILFALARPGDAAMAYEQALQRRPASALILVNLGRALIARGGETDLQRAITALKAAQDEESDWAFLHRQYGIALGRSGRIAEADLALANEAILLNDGARATQLARRVMDMEGLDPVLHRRASDIVFRYGKD is encoded by the coding sequence ATGGTCAGCCTGTTCAGAACCGGAAGGGCAAACGCCATTGCCCGGCGTCTGAAAGGCCGTGCCGTCGATATGTTAACCATTGCTGTTGTGGCGACGGGACTTGCCATTCTGGGCAGCACCCCCGGATCGGCAGGCATGATCCGCGATACCGAGATCGAGGCCGGGCTGCGTGATCTTCTGGAACCACTTGAGGTTGCGGCGGGCTATCAGGCGGGCAGCGTCGATGTGCGTGTCATACTCGACCCCAGCTACAACGCATTCGTTGCCGGCAGGAAATTGATCTATTTTCATTCCGGGCTGATCGTCGACGCATCCTCGCCGCTTGAAGTCATCGGCGTGATGGCGCACGAGCTTGGCCACATCACGGAAGGCCATGTTCAACGGATCAGCGATGAACTGCAGCAGGCCAGTGGCGCTGCGGCGCTTGCCACAGTGGCAGCCATTGCCGTTGCCGCGGGTGGTGGCGGTGATGCCGCCGCCGGCGTTCTGATCGGGGGAAATGACCACGCCGCGCGCGGCTTTCTTGCCGCACGTCGCCGGGCCGAGGCTGTCGCCGATGAGATCGGCATGCAATTGCTGGAGGATACCGGCATGTCTGCGGTCGGCCTTCGCGATCTGATGCAGCGCCTTGCCCGTCAACGAAGTCTTCCCGAAAGCCGTCAATCATCCTATTACACCACGCATCCCGGTGCCGCAGAGCGGTTGCAGGCCTTTCAGGACCATGTAAACCAGTCACCGCATAGCGATAATGTGGCACCCCCGGATGCCGTCGCGCTGTTTGAACGTGTCAAAGCCAAGATGATTGCCTGGACCGAAACCCCGCAACGGGTAAAGTCACTGGCGGCCGATCAGGCTCCGGATGAAACTATTGCTTCCTATATGCGCGCCATCGCTGATTACCGCCGCGGCGATCTTCCATCAGCCCTGTCGACCATGGACGCCTTGATCGCCGTACAGCCTGACGATCCGTATTTCCACGAATTCCGGGGGGACATCCTGTTTGCGCTGGCCCGCCCCGGCGATGCCGCGATGGCCTATGAACAGGCGCTGCAACGCCGACCGGCAAGCGCGCTGATTCTGGTCAATCTGGGACGGGCGCTGATTGCGCGTGGCGGTGAAACCGATCTTCAGCGCGCCATTACAGCACTGAAGGCCGCCCAGGATGAGGAATCGGACTGGGCCTTTCTGCACCGTCAATATGGCATTGCGCTTGGCAGATCGGGACGTATTGCCGAAGCTGACCTCGCCCTTGCCAACGAAGCCATTCTCCTGAATGACGGCGCGCGAGCCACACAGCTTGCACGCCGCGTCATGGACATGGAAGGACTTGATCCGGTGTTGCACCGACGCGCCAGTGATATTGTCTTCCGCTATGGCAAGGACTAA
- a CDS encoding DUF2155 domain-containing protein — MTRPDRFTALVAVWVVALSVVALWVVALTGTAAASWVEGRVATIQALDKITARISTLRVPLDEAVDFGTLSVTVRRCAFHPPEEPPEDAAFLEVVDNGHDRDRAPRAVFTGWMFASSPAVSAMEHPVYDLTLLSCKSDP; from the coding sequence ATGACCCGTCCTGACCGGTTCACAGCCCTTGTTGCGGTATGGGTTGTTGCCCTATCGGTTGTTGCCCTATGGGTTGTTGCTTTGACCGGAACTGCCGCGGCCAGCTGGGTAGAGGGCCGGGTGGCGACAATCCAGGCTCTCGACAAGATCACCGCGCGAATCTCGACTTTGCGCGTTCCGCTTGATGAAGCTGTTGATTTCGGCACGCTGAGCGTGACGGTCCGGCGATGCGCCTTTCACCCGCCGGAGGAGCCGCCGGAGGATGCGGCATTTCTGGAGGTGGTGGATAATGGCCATGACCGGGACAGGGCACCACGCGCTGTGTTCACGGGCTGGATGTTTGCGTCCAGCCCGGCGGTGTCGGCGATGGAACATCCGGTTTATGACCTGACGCTGCTCAGCTGCAAATCCGATCCGTAG
- a CDS encoding N-acetylmuramoyl-L-alanine amidase has translation MTLNSFCHISRLLGLAVFTALLLVSSVVQAADTAITGLRIGGVEINGQQALRVVIETDRPVPARLTLLADPYRFVVDIPDAGWRVDGVPTSGKVGSAPATAYRFGRPDPQTGRVVVELSAPAAPVRRFALAADNGRGHRLVFDLADTGLTGFQVAAKTLAREGFHNYDDASSSAVSGSKPPSVTAAPAASSQPTRSQAPSKAAKPSGGPAWTVFIDAGHGGKDPGAIGTTRTPEKQITLAAAKELARQLEATGVVRPILSRADDRYLKLRQRINLARQQQADIFISLHADAAPSSKANGISVFTLSDTASDKEAELLARNENRADLIGGPDLAVEDPEVGDELLRMFQRESMNQSTYLASAILQQVRDMPGGDRRGHRFAGFAVLKAPDMPSVLVEMGFITNRRDEANLKTAEYRTKLAKRLAKAIVAYLDEYGPRE, from the coding sequence GTGACGTTAAACAGCTTCTGCCATATCTCACGCCTGCTGGGCCTTGCGGTTTTTACCGCCCTGCTTCTGGTGTCATCCGTTGTTCAGGCTGCGGACACTGCCATCACCGGCCTGCGGATCGGTGGCGTGGAGATAAACGGCCAGCAGGCGCTTCGTGTGGTGATCGAAACCGACAGGCCGGTGCCGGCGCGCCTGACCCTGCTGGCTGATCCCTATAGATTTGTCGTCGACATCCCCGATGCCGGCTGGCGCGTGGACGGTGTACCAACAAGCGGCAAAGTCGGCAGCGCGCCGGCAACAGCCTATCGCTTTGGCAGGCCCGACCCGCAGACGGGCAGGGTGGTTGTCGAGTTGAGCGCCCCCGCCGCGCCGGTTCGGCGCTTCGCGCTTGCGGCTGATAATGGACGTGGCCACAGGCTTGTCTTTGACCTTGCCGATACGGGGCTGACAGGATTTCAGGTGGCGGCAAAGACGCTGGCGCGCGAGGGGTTTCACAATTACGACGATGCATCCTCATCAGCGGTGTCCGGCAGCAAGCCGCCATCGGTGACGGCAGCGCCCGCCGCATCATCGCAACCGACAAGGTCACAGGCACCGTCAAAGGCCGCCAAGCCGTCCGGCGGACCGGCATGGACGGTGTTCATTGATGCCGGCCATGGCGGCAAGGATCCCGGCGCTATCGGCACAACCAGAACGCCGGAAAAGCAGATCACACTTGCCGCTGCCAAGGAACTGGCGCGGCAGCTGGAGGCGACCGGGGTGGTCCGGCCAATCCTGTCGCGGGCGGATGACCGGTATCTGAAGCTTCGCCAGCGGATCAATCTCGCACGCCAGCAGCAGGCGGATATATTCATTTCACTGCATGCCGATGCCGCGCCATCCAGCAAGGCGAATGGCATTTCCGTCTTCACCTTGTCCGATACGGCGTCGGACAAGGAAGCTGAATTGCTGGCAAGGAATGAAAACCGGGCCGACCTCATCGGGGGGCCGGATCTGGCTGTCGAGGATCCGGAAGTTGGCGATGAATTGCTGCGCATGTTTCAACGTGAATCGATGAATCAGTCGACCTATCTGGCAAGCGCCATCCTGCAACAGGTCCGCGATATGCCGGGCGGCGACAGAAGGGGCCATCGTTTTGCCGGATTTGCCGTGTTAAAGGCTCCCGACATGCCCTCGGTTCTGGTTGAAATGGGATTCATCACGAACCGGCGGGACGAGGCAAATCTGAAGACGGCCGAATATCGTACCAAACTGGCAAAGAGACTGGCCAAGGCGATTGTCGCCTATCTTGATGAGTATGGTCCGCGGGAATGA
- the aat gene encoding leucyl/phenylalanyl-tRNA--protein transferase, giving the protein MAERFAFSPETLIKAYSLGVFPMADSADSKDIKFYDPDVRALIPLAWHEGARHEFHLPRRLARTVRQRRFTVTIDTDFPAVIDQCAALGDGRRETWINRDIRQLYIALHRLGFAHSIEVWRDEKLVGGLYGVALRAAFFGESMFSRQTDASKVALVHLVARLRAGGFHLLDAQFTNDHLQQFGIHEISRDQFQRRLQRALGAAATLQLDTPSDVLVARMLDPEDAD; this is encoded by the coding sequence ATGGCTGAACGCTTCGCCTTCTCACCCGAAACGCTGATCAAGGCCTATTCGCTCGGCGTCTTTCCGATGGCCGACAGTGCCGACAGCAAGGACATCAAATTCTACGACCCAGATGTGCGGGCGCTGATTCCCCTGGCCTGGCACGAAGGCGCGCGCCACGAATTCCATCTGCCGCGTCGCCTTGCCCGAACGGTGCGACAGCGGCGTTTCACGGTCACCATCGATACAGATTTCCCGGCAGTGATCGATCAATGTGCCGCGCTGGGGGATGGCCGCAGGGAAACCTGGATCAACCGCGACATCCGGCAACTCTATATCGCGCTTCATCGACTCGGCTTTGCACATTCGATCGAGGTGTGGCGGGATGAAAAGCTGGTTGGCGGGCTGTATGGTGTGGCGCTGCGGGCCGCCTTCTTCGGCGAATCGATGTTCTCGCGCCAGACAGATGCCTCGAAAGTTGCTCTGGTACATCTGGTCGCGCGGCTTCGTGCCGGTGGCTTCCACCTTCTCGACGCGCAATTCACGAATGACCATCTGCAGCAGTTCGGCATTCATGAGATCAGCCGCGACCAGTTCCAGCGCCGACTGCAGCGCGCCCTTGGTGCCGCCGCGACATTGCAGCTGGACACGCCAAGCGATGTTCTTGTGGCCAGGATGCTGGATCCGGAAGACGCGGACTGA
- the accC gene encoding acetyl-CoA carboxylase biotin carboxylase subunit, with protein sequence MFKKILIANRGDVALRVLRACQELQIPNVVVHSTADADSMPVRLADESVCIGPPSSADSYLNIASIITAAGITGADAVHPGVGFLAENADFAEIVAAHGLTFIGPEPRHIRSMGDKVEAKITAAEAGLPLVPGSPGAVPTIDEARRIGATVGYPLLVKAASGGGGRGMKVAETEANLAEAFSSARSEAKAAFGDDTVYLERYLGQPRHIEVQVIADSHGNVVHLGERECSIQRRHQKLFEEAPSPALSHEQRAEIGGIAAEATRRMGYLGVGTMEFLYENGEFFFIEMNTRLQVEHPITEAITGVDLVREQIRIAAGMPLSFTQEDITFTGHAIECRINAEHPETFMPTPGRVTAYHAAGGPGIRVDSCLYAGYSVPPYYDSLIAKLIVYGDDRAHCLSRLKRALQEFVVEPIPTTLTLHGRLVDAPAVIDGSYNIRWLEEHFLGDGDS encoded by the coding sequence ATGTTCAAGAAAATCCTCATAGCCAACCGGGGTGATGTGGCACTTCGCGTTCTGCGTGCCTGCCAGGAACTGCAAATCCCCAATGTCGTTGTGCATTCGACAGCCGACGCCGATTCGATGCCGGTCCGGCTTGCCGACGAATCCGTCTGTATCGGGCCGCCCTCGAGCGCCGATTCCTATCTCAACATTGCCTCGATCATCACGGCCGCCGGAATCACCGGCGCAGATGCCGTTCATCCCGGTGTCGGCTTTCTTGCCGAGAACGCCGATTTCGCCGAGATTGTTGCCGCACATGGCCTGACCTTTATCGGACCCGAACCGCGCCACATCAGATCAATGGGCGACAAGGTCGAGGCCAAGATCACGGCTGCCGAAGCCGGCTTGCCGCTTGTTCCCGGATCCCCCGGTGCGGTGCCGACGATTGACGAAGCGCGCCGTATCGGCGCCACTGTCGGATATCCATTGCTGGTCAAAGCCGCGTCAGGCGGCGGTGGTCGCGGGATGAAGGTGGCCGAAACCGAAGCCAATCTTGCCGAAGCCTTCAGTTCGGCCCGGTCCGAAGCCAAGGCGGCCTTTGGCGACGACACGGTCTATCTTGAACGCTATCTTGGCCAGCCGCGCCATATCGAAGTGCAGGTGATTGCCGACAGCCACGGCAATGTCGTGCATCTTGGCGAACGGGAATGTTCGATCCAGCGACGCCACCAGAAGCTGTTCGAGGAAGCGCCTTCACCGGCGCTCAGTCATGAACAGCGGGCGGAAATCGGTGGCATCGCGGCCGAAGCCACCCGCCGCATGGGCTATCTCGGCGTCGGGACGATGGAATTCCTTTATGAGAATGGCGAATTCTTCTTCATCGAGATGAATACCCGCCTGCAGGTTGAACATCCCATCACCGAAGCCATCACCGGTGTCGATCTTGTCCGCGAGCAGATCAGAATCGCCGCCGGCATGCCGTTGTCCTTCACGCAGGAAGACATCACATTCACCGGCCATGCCATCGAATGCCGGATCAATGCCGAACATCCGGAAACCTTCATGCCGACACCGGGGCGGGTCACCGCCTATCATGCTGCCGGCGGGCCCGGGATTCGCGTTGATTCCTGTCTTTATGCCGGCTATTCCGTACCCCCCTATTATGACAGCCTGATTGCGAAGCTGATCGTCTATGGCGATGACCGGGCGCACTGCCTGTCGCGACTGAAACGGGCCTTGCAGGAATTTGTGGTCGAGCCGATCCCGACGACGCTGACGCTGCATGGACGGCTTGTCGATGCGCCGGCAGTCATTGACGGCAGCTATAATATCCGGTGGCTTGAGGAGCATTTCCTGGGTGATGGGGACAGCTGA